One Bacteriovorax sp. PP10 DNA window includes the following coding sequences:
- a CDS encoding N5-glutamine methyltransferase family protein, giving the protein MSILSLDQHLKGFYEAEKKSLLAFYPGLTIHRLRQDIKLHAFLNGVDSEELFEFPYLPHRTHPLTIFFEKLKVGTPLEYITGYAYFYRSLFKVTSDVLIPRSETEILVELASQEIKRSYKNKQCRVADIGTGSGAIGISLLMEETAQLDMVMTDISEAALKLAQENFFSHKFAISSIHKTTFIKSDRLKDVPGEFNLILTNPPYIKKSADMAGVHSQVAAFEPHLALFLDDDIYDQWFNEFFTSIHEKLVTGGVSLVESHENHLEAQAEMARKIGFSEVVLVRDYTNRNRFLKLKK; this is encoded by the coding sequence GTGAGCATTCTGAGTCTTGATCAACACTTAAAAGGCTTTTATGAAGCAGAGAAAAAATCTCTGCTGGCATTTTACCCAGGTCTTACGATTCATCGTTTAAGACAGGATATTAAACTTCACGCGTTTTTAAATGGCGTGGATTCAGAAGAGCTTTTTGAATTTCCTTACCTTCCTCATAGAACACATCCTCTCACAATCTTTTTTGAGAAACTAAAAGTCGGCACACCGCTGGAGTACATCACAGGTTATGCTTATTTTTACCGCTCACTTTTTAAAGTGACGTCGGATGTTTTAATTCCAAGAAGTGAAACAGAAATTCTGGTGGAGCTCGCTTCACAGGAAATCAAACGCAGTTATAAAAACAAGCAGTGTAGAGTGGCCGATATTGGGACCGGATCCGGTGCGATCGGGATTTCTCTTCTTATGGAAGAAACCGCTCAACTTGATATGGTCATGACTGACATTAGTGAGGCGGCCCTAAAGCTTGCTCAGGAAAACTTCTTCAGTCACAAATTCGCCATTTCCAGCATCCATAAAACGACATTTATTAAAAGTGACCGCTTAAAAGATGTTCCGGGTGAGTTCAACCTAATCCTGACAAACCCTCCTTATATTAAAAAGTCTGCCGATATGGCGGGCGTTCACTCTCAGGTCGCAGCTTTCGAGCCGCATCTTGCCCTTTTCCTTGATGACGACATTTATGACCAGTGGTTTAACGAGTTCTTTACAAGTATTCACGAAAAACTTGTAACTGGCGGCGTGTCTCTGGTAGAAAGCCATGAAAACCACCTTGAGGCCCAGGCAGAAATGGCCCGTAAGATTGGTTTTTCTGAAGTCGTTTTAGTTCGCGATTACACTAATAGAAATAGATTTTTAAAGTTAAAAAAATAA